From Acidothermus cellulolyticus 11B, a single genomic window includes:
- a CDS encoding MFS transporter, which produces MVSVRRLGGRDRRTGTAGPYRMPRSFTVAIGANGAALGIISLTYPLLLNALDATKLEVVLLFVIDACVVVAANLGGVPEWSSRDRRGALATQVVAAAGLLTAAGSSFLLQLYAGAAMSMGLTVLFPCILGALSTGDVRPSNSYVVSMLRRCFTAGFLTGTAVVGLTGLTGRSDGVRTAVAVAGGLAVVSAVATWFGMTRVKSPATRSGDATADGMPPRRPSSQRVSRGVALGLLAAVILLKAADSLRGVYLPLYAAKSGIPVSVISGLFLVTGVGEILILPFLARLTETAGARTALIGVAGIGAAVFAVIVFGGRSYWTLFGSQALYAVYAAGYQMMGVVVLGEAIGGLLRGAAVYTAVMQCGALTGIFLPLAVPGYSSALFVGALVCCCLAGGALWTARVAASRGYAKAAAGLTVTDG; this is translated from the coding sequence ATGGTGAGCGTTCGGCGGCTGGGCGGTCGCGACCGTCGCACGGGAACGGCGGGTCCATACCGCATGCCGCGAAGCTTCACCGTTGCGATCGGAGCCAATGGCGCCGCACTCGGGATCATAAGCTTGACGTATCCGCTGTTGCTGAATGCGCTGGACGCCACGAAACTGGAAGTCGTTCTCCTATTCGTCATTGATGCCTGTGTGGTCGTCGCAGCGAATCTCGGTGGAGTTCCGGAGTGGTCGAGCAGGGATCGCCGGGGAGCGCTTGCCACTCAGGTTGTCGCGGCGGCGGGTCTCCTGACTGCCGCTGGAAGCAGTTTTCTTCTCCAGCTGTACGCCGGCGCGGCGATGTCCATGGGTCTTACGGTTTTGTTTCCCTGCATCCTAGGAGCTTTGTCGACCGGCGACGTGCGCCCGTCCAATTCCTACGTCGTGTCTATGCTCCGGCGCTGCTTTACGGCCGGCTTTCTCACCGGGACCGCCGTCGTCGGTCTGACCGGCTTGACCGGGCGGTCCGACGGCGTCCGTACCGCGGTCGCTGTCGCCGGGGGACTCGCAGTTGTCAGTGCGGTCGCGACGTGGTTCGGTATGACACGGGTGAAGAGTCCGGCCACGCGAAGCGGGGACGCGACTGCGGACGGCATGCCGCCGAGACGCCCGTCGTCGCAGCGCGTGAGCAGAGGGGTGGCGTTGGGGCTCCTGGCCGCTGTGATCCTCCTAAAGGCAGCGGATAGCCTTCGAGGGGTCTATTTGCCGCTCTACGCGGCGAAGTCGGGGATTCCGGTGAGCGTAATTTCTGGACTCTTCCTGGTGACCGGTGTGGGCGAGATTCTCATCCTGCCGTTCCTCGCTCGTTTGACGGAGACTGCCGGAGCGCGTACGGCACTGATAGGCGTTGCGGGCATCGGAGCAGCAGTGTTTGCTGTGATCGTCTTTGGCGGCCGTAGCTATTGGACCCTTTTCGGTTCGCAGGCGTTGTACGCCGTTTACGCTGCCGGCTACCAGATGATGGGCGTTGTCGTTTTAGGCGAGGCGATAGGCGGTCTGCTGCGCGGCGCAGCGGTATACACGGCCGTCATGCAATGTGGCGCCTTGACCGGCATATTCTTGCCGTTGGCCGTTCCCGGATACAGCAGCGCGCTGTTCGTCGGCGCACTCGTCTGCTGCTGCCTGGCTGGGGGAGCACTCTGGACGGCGAGAGTCGCGGCATCGCGCGGCTATGCAAAGGCCGCAGCAGGACTCACGGTGACGGATGGTTAG
- a CDS encoding tRNA (cytidine(34)-2'-O)-methyltransferase encodes MFRLVFVEPRIPPNTGNAIRLAAATGCELHLVGPLAFDMSDARLRRAGLDYHEFATVVVHPNMDAAWEVLASGRIFAFTGRAERPYTDVEYRDGDALMFGTERTGLPDSILTDPRITERVRIPMLPGRRSLNLANAAAVAVYEAWRQNAFRHAGGPVGDALFT; translated from the coding sequence GTGTTCCGGTTGGTTTTTGTCGAGCCCCGGATTCCGCCGAATACGGGAAACGCGATCCGGTTGGCCGCGGCGACGGGCTGCGAGCTGCACCTGGTGGGCCCGCTTGCGTTTGACATGTCCGATGCGCGCCTGCGCCGCGCCGGCTTGGACTACCACGAATTCGCCACCGTCGTCGTCCACCCGAACATGGACGCGGCCTGGGAGGTCCTGGCGTCCGGCAGGATTTTTGCGTTCACCGGGAGGGCCGAGCGTCCGTACACCGACGTCGAGTACCGGGACGGCGACGCGCTGATGTTCGGCACCGAGCGCACCGGCTTACCGGATTCGATCCTCACCGACCCCCGCATCACCGAGCGGGTCCGCATCCCCATGCTGCCGGGACGGCGTTCGCTCAACCTGGCGAACGCCGCCGCGGTCGCGGTCTACGAGGCGTGGCGGCAGAACGCGTTCCGCCACGCCGGCGGACCCGTCGGCGACGCACTCTTCACGTAA
- a CDS encoding NAD-dependent epimerase/dehydratase family protein yields MRAERDGGHVPNASRGDGTDGGAGRTIRRQRSRVRCVAVTGAARPLGDRLVRALLASGSVRKTIAIDTIRGESEATWRLADPRDPALADRLRGVDTLVHLAIDSGVGADRAWQESLNVHGTAAALTAAAASGVRHVVIVTSAQVYGASPANPVPLDEDAEVRALPESGLLRDLLEMERLAAQAPRTHPGLSVSVVRPAAVVGPGVDTVITRHFEGPRLLGVKGTATCWQFCHVDDLISALVRIALRDLDAGGEERYAVFAVGAKGFLTRAEVERLSGKRHVDLPASVAFGTAERLHRIGVTPATAGDLQYLVYPWVVEPRRIFTLGWQPSYDNEAALRLLLTETAGRLTIGGHRLGRRDAAAGAAVGATVALVGTAALVRRARRRRRA; encoded by the coding sequence ATGAGAGCGGAGCGGGACGGCGGGCATGTGCCCAACGCTAGTCGCGGAGACGGGACGGATGGCGGGGCCGGCCGGACGATTCGCCGACAGCGCAGCCGGGTCCGGTGCGTGGCGGTCACCGGGGCGGCGCGCCCTCTTGGCGATCGGCTGGTCCGGGCGCTGCTGGCGAGCGGATCGGTGCGCAAGACGATCGCGATCGATACGATCCGCGGCGAGAGTGAGGCGACGTGGCGGCTTGCCGACCCCCGCGACCCGGCTCTGGCGGACCGACTGCGGGGGGTGGACACGCTGGTCCACCTCGCCATCGACAGCGGGGTTGGCGCCGATCGGGCTTGGCAGGAATCGCTGAACGTGCACGGCACGGCCGCCGCGCTCACGGCCGCCGCGGCGTCCGGCGTCCGCCACGTCGTGATCGTGACGAGCGCCCAGGTGTACGGCGCGTCGCCGGCGAATCCGGTACCGCTGGACGAAGACGCCGAGGTGCGGGCGCTGCCGGAGAGCGGCCTGCTTCGGGATTTGCTCGAGATGGAGCGGCTCGCGGCGCAAGCCCCGCGCACCCATCCGGGGCTTTCGGTGAGCGTCGTGCGCCCGGCGGCCGTGGTCGGTCCCGGGGTGGACACGGTCATCACCCGGCACTTCGAAGGACCGCGGCTGTTGGGTGTGAAAGGTACGGCGACCTGCTGGCAGTTCTGCCACGTCGATGACTTGATTTCCGCACTGGTACGGATCGCGCTCCGTGATCTCGACGCCGGCGGCGAGGAACGATATGCGGTTTTTGCCGTTGGCGCCAAGGGATTTCTCACCCGGGCGGAAGTCGAACGGTTGAGCGGAAAACGCCACGTTGACCTTCCCGCGTCGGTGGCGTTCGGCACGGCTGAGCGATTGCACCGGATCGGCGTCACTCCGGCCACCGCGGGCGATCTGCAGTACCTCGTCTATCCGTGGGTTGTCGAGCCGCGGCGGATTTTCACCCTCGGATGGCAACCGAGCTACGACAACGAGGCGGCGCTGCGGCTGCTCCTGACCGAGACCGCGGGTCGGTTGACCATCGGTGGGCATCGGCTCGGACGCCGGGACGCCGCCGCGGGCGCAGCCGTCGGCGCCACGGTCGCGCTGGTCGGGACGGCCGCCCTGGTACGGCGGGCGCGGAGGCGGCGTCGTGCCTGA
- a CDS encoding glycosyltransferase produces the protein MSLSPDDFLQPLDLDSTLRSEEERALSTFAGGSAGGVNATISDPLVVAILTFFDGVGHVVRSCKVGAELAARGHNVVVGCAEGAKQIVERFNLTHWPIHEVAPLPPEGHPPGRSRLSNPQYLAACLDSEARLLAAVRPAVVLVDFRVTGTVSSAAAGVPCAWLANLSFLHYPLSAIWPQICQGFAEIGVAPPSRPFGEALLVPSSAWLEPLDGVPAEVRQWVTGVVSDVRFVGPIPSIDGSPGASDRRDARRSEEYVYVTFGGLAAGSTIVQRLLPALAELDMHVVVSMGPHTAASALSDVPPNVAIRPFDNNYPALIRNASVVVHHGGHTTLIDAMYAGIPAICLPQHDEQRRNGRLLEELGTGKVVELDEVGSIAREIKNLLSDTVVRGNCEKVARLLSVERGAADAADALERIARWRRVLAADRPSVSGV, from the coding sequence GTGTCCCTGTCACCGGACGATTTTCTTCAGCCGCTTGACCTCGACTCTACGCTTCGGTCCGAGGAAGAGCGGGCGTTGTCCACGTTTGCCGGTGGGAGCGCCGGTGGGGTCAACGCGACAATCTCCGACCCTCTCGTGGTTGCGATATTGACGTTCTTCGACGGTGTCGGTCACGTCGTGCGGTCATGCAAGGTCGGTGCTGAATTGGCGGCGCGCGGCCACAACGTCGTGGTCGGTTGTGCCGAAGGAGCGAAACAAATCGTCGAGCGCTTCAACCTCACCCACTGGCCGATACATGAAGTCGCACCGTTACCGCCCGAAGGGCATCCACCCGGACGCAGCAGGCTCAGCAACCCGCAGTACTTAGCGGCGTGCCTCGACAGCGAGGCACGCCTGCTGGCCGCCGTCCGGCCGGCTGTCGTCCTCGTAGATTTTCGGGTCACGGGAACCGTCAGCAGCGCTGCCGCGGGAGTCCCCTGTGCGTGGCTGGCGAACCTCAGTTTTCTTCATTACCCGTTGAGCGCTATTTGGCCACAGATCTGCCAGGGATTCGCAGAGATCGGTGTGGCTCCTCCGAGCCGTCCGTTTGGTGAGGCGTTGTTGGTCCCCAGCTCGGCATGGCTGGAACCGCTGGACGGCGTACCCGCGGAGGTTCGGCAGTGGGTGACGGGCGTCGTTTCAGACGTCCGCTTCGTTGGTCCGATTCCGAGTATCGACGGGTCGCCTGGGGCGTCCGATAGGCGTGACGCCCGCCGGTCCGAGGAGTACGTCTACGTGACGTTTGGCGGTCTTGCTGCGGGTTCCACGATTGTGCAGAGGCTGCTCCCAGCGCTGGCTGAGTTGGACATGCACGTGGTGGTCAGCATGGGCCCGCATACCGCCGCCTCGGCATTGAGCGACGTTCCCCCGAATGTGGCGATCCGGCCTTTCGACAACAACTATCCGGCTCTGATCCGTAACGCCAGTGTCGTCGTACACCACGGCGGTCACACCACCCTCATCGACGCGATGTACGCGGGAATTCCGGCGATATGCCTGCCGCAGCACGATGAGCAACGTCGAAACGGCCGGCTGCTTGAGGAGCTCGGCACCGGTAAAGTCGTCGAACTCGACGAGGTCGGCTCGATCGCGCGAGAAATTAAGAATCTGTTGTCTGACACCGTAGTGCGCGGCAACTGCGAAAAGGTGGCCCGTCTTCTCTCCGTGGAGCGCGGGGCCGCCGATGCTGCGGACGCACTCGAGCGCATCGCTCGTTGGCGTCGCGTCCTCGCAGCAGACAGGCCGTCGGTCTCGGGAGTGTGA
- a CDS encoding aldo/keto reductase encodes MLKRTLGNSGLEVSAIGLGCMSMSWGYGPPADRQEMISLIRHAVELGVTFFDTAQVYGPFTNEELVGEALQPVRDSVVIATKFGWDLTGLAVGDRASRLDSRPETIRAGVEDSLRRLRVETIDLLYQHLLDPNVPIEDVAGTVKELIDEGKVRFFGLSEAGVATIRRAHAVQPVAALQSEYSLWWREPEQEILPVLEELGIGFVAFSRLGKGFLTGAIDESTRFDATDFRNAVPRFAPEARRANRVFVELLSTIAARHDATPAQVALAWLSSRKPWVVPIPGTTKRHRLEENVAAAGLTLSTEDLTEIEQARLQAQGERLPRERPTDGGTLNRTRWPAGSTPES; translated from the coding sequence GTGCTCAAAAGGACCCTCGGCAACAGCGGCCTGGAGGTCTCGGCGATCGGCCTCGGTTGCATGTCGATGAGCTGGGGCTATGGGCCGCCCGCCGATAGACAGGAGATGATCTCACTCATCCGCCACGCCGTCGAGCTCGGCGTCACGTTCTTTGACACCGCCCAGGTGTACGGCCCCTTTACCAATGAGGAACTGGTCGGCGAAGCCCTCCAGCCGGTCCGCGACAGCGTCGTGATCGCGACCAAGTTCGGCTGGGACCTCACTGGCCTCGCTGTCGGTGACAGGGCAAGCCGTCTTGACAGCCGACCCGAGACCATACGAGCCGGCGTCGAGGACTCCTTGAGAAGGCTACGAGTGGAGACGATCGACCTCCTCTACCAGCACCTACTCGACCCGAACGTGCCCATCGAAGACGTTGCCGGCACGGTGAAGGAGCTCATCGACGAGGGAAAGGTCCGCTTCTTCGGGCTCTCCGAAGCCGGCGTAGCGACCATTCGCCGTGCCCACGCTGTCCAACCTGTTGCCGCCCTGCAAAGCGAGTACTCACTGTGGTGGCGCGAGCCCGAGCAAGAAATCCTTCCCGTCCTCGAAGAGCTCGGCATCGGCTTCGTCGCCTTCAGTCGTCTCGGCAAAGGGTTCCTCACCGGCGCCATCGACGAGAGCACCCGGTTCGACGCGACGGACTTCCGGAACGCCGTCCCAAGATTCGCTCCCGAGGCGCGACGAGCAAACCGAGTGTTTGTCGAGCTTCTCTCGACCATCGCCGCCCGCCACGACGCGACTCCCGCCCAGGTCGCCCTCGCTTGGCTGTCGTCCCGGAAACCCTGGGTCGTCCCCATCCCCGGCACCACCAAGCGCCACCGGCTCGAAGAGAACGTTGCAGCCGCCGGGCTCACCCTCTCGACAGAGGACCTCACGGAGATCGAGCAGGCGAGACTCCAAGCGCAAGGCGAGCGCTTACCCCGAGAGCGCCCAACGGATGGTGGAACGCTGAACCGCACGCGTTGGCCCGCGGGGAGCACACCGGAGTCTTGA
- a CDS encoding glycosyltransferase family 2 protein — protein sequence MDLSVVIITRDATRDLRRLLRSLESQVLRVGAEVIVVDDGSRRPDAVANVCATFAGPIRLLRRARGEGSRAASRNRGIDAARGRVVLFLDSDQVAPETLLSEHLRYHRAFDRACVIGFRRHAGPGRTVQCLRPEVRTRVTSRWSENIRALASAWYLTFTCNLSVTRDVLVDIHGFDEGFVGWGLEDSELGLRAWQHGAVIVHNPYAWTIDYGHVVRTDPQRMQEWQANRSHFLHKHAKDAGSALALLDNYPRGPGSLGFRWLESYERFERQCRVNLGRPESTPAAPASVTVINHDDLNEVRERISHGESLDIIDFLPSSGLDLEIQLSPAERIRYWVGGRW from the coding sequence ATGGATCTGAGCGTGGTTATCATCACCCGGGATGCGACGCGAGACTTGCGTAGGCTGCTTCGCTCACTCGAGTCTCAGGTGCTGCGGGTCGGGGCCGAGGTTATCGTTGTGGACGACGGTTCACGGCGTCCCGACGCTGTTGCCAACGTATGTGCAACCTTTGCCGGCCCGATAAGACTGCTGAGGCGAGCGCGGGGCGAGGGATCGAGGGCGGCAAGCCGCAACCGGGGTATCGATGCTGCGCGGGGCCGGGTCGTGCTTTTTCTGGACTCCGATCAAGTCGCTCCTGAGACGCTGCTCTCTGAGCACCTGCGATACCACCGGGCCTTCGACCGCGCTTGTGTCATCGGCTTCAGGCGGCATGCCGGTCCGGGCCGGACAGTCCAATGCCTTCGACCTGAGGTTCGAACGCGTGTGACGTCTCGGTGGTCGGAGAACATCCGTGCCTTAGCGAGTGCGTGGTACCTGACTTTCACCTGCAACCTGTCTGTCACGCGCGACGTGCTTGTTGACATTCATGGATTCGACGAAGGGTTCGTGGGCTGGGGCCTGGAAGACAGCGAACTCGGGCTGAGAGCGTGGCAGCACGGCGCGGTCATCGTTCACAACCCGTACGCATGGACCATCGACTACGGGCACGTGGTGCGGACGGACCCGCAGCGCATGCAGGAATGGCAAGCCAATCGCTCGCATTTCCTTCACAAACACGCAAAGGACGCCGGGAGTGCATTGGCGCTCTTAGACAATTATCCACGCGGCCCGGGATCGCTGGGATTTCGGTGGTTAGAGTCATACGAGCGTTTTGAAAGACAGTGCCGCGTGAACCTCGGCAGACCGGAGTCGACGCCTGCAGCGCCGGCGTCTGTCACCGTGATAAATCACGACGATCTCAACGAGGTGAGGGAACGGATCTCGCACGGCGAGTCCTTGGACATTATTGATTTCTTGCCCTCGAGCGGACTCGATCTTGAGATCCAGTTGTCGCCTGCCGAACGCATCCGCTATTGGGTGGGTGGCCGATGGTGA
- a CDS encoding SDR family oxidoreductase, translating into MRVFVTGASGFVGSAVVSHLAAAGHVVVGLARSDSSAGRLAVLGASVVEGSLDDVDVIQQAAASSDAVTHLAFRHGEPAALAADTDLQVIEALGDALAGTGRPLVVTSGTLVLPPRRVGRETDRAVTDSPAAFRAASEKAALALAGRDIRVVVMRLAPMVHDAVRRGFAGTLIDIARRTGMSGYLGDGSQRWPAVHRQDAALLYRLALEHAPAGSVLHAVDEEGIPLAVLAGRIGALCGVPVRPIPIEQADAHFGWLARLVATDAPASSAMTRRLLGWRPSHRELIDDLAHMVEKSSS; encoded by the coding sequence GTGAGGGTGTTCGTCACCGGCGCATCCGGGTTCGTCGGCTCGGCTGTCGTGTCCCACTTGGCAGCAGCGGGGCACGTGGTGGTCGGCCTGGCGCGATCCGACTCCTCCGCGGGGCGCCTAGCGGTCCTCGGCGCCAGCGTGGTCGAGGGCTCTCTGGACGACGTCGATGTCATACAGCAAGCAGCGGCATCGTCCGACGCCGTGACCCACCTGGCCTTTCGCCACGGGGAGCCAGCGGCGTTGGCAGCCGACACGGATCTCCAGGTGATCGAGGCGCTGGGTGATGCCCTCGCCGGCACCGGCCGTCCTCTGGTGGTCACCTCGGGCACTCTGGTCCTGCCTCCTCGCCGGGTGGGTCGCGAGACCGACAGGGCCGTCACCGATTCCCCAGCAGCATTTCGTGCCGCCAGCGAGAAGGCCGCCCTGGCGCTCGCCGGGCGCGACATTCGAGTGGTGGTTATGCGCCTCGCACCGATGGTCCACGACGCCGTCCGGCGGGGCTTTGCCGGCACGTTGATCGACATCGCGAGGCGTACCGGGATGTCGGGCTACCTCGGCGACGGCTCACAGCGCTGGCCCGCCGTGCATCGGCAGGACGCCGCCCTGCTCTACCGACTCGCTCTTGAGCACGCGCCGGCGGGGAGTGTCCTGCACGCTGTCGACGAGGAGGGTATCCCGCTGGCGGTACTGGCTGGGAGGATCGGCGCGCTCTGCGGCGTGCCGGTGCGCCCCATCCCCATCGAGCAGGCCGATGCGCACTTCGGCTGGCTCGCCAGGTTGGTTGCAACCGACGCACCGGCATCGAGCGCCATGACTCGCCGACTCCTCGGCTGGAGGCCGTCTCATCGGGAACTGATTGACGACCTCGCACACATGGTCGAGAAGTCGTCATCGTGA
- a CDS encoding TetR/AcrR family transcriptional regulator — translation MTRTGRPRSYDEEKVVERARNLFWSRGYHATSVQDLVDNLGLQRASLYGAFGDKHRLYLRALSLYIRENRERLAAALREDGPVLPVLRRMLTNPATLTGVSGRDQPRGCLVGNTTAELVPGDDAAQAMVAAAYDGFVEVVSDALRRGQANGEVVTTATPEAQALLLQIVFQGAALVARAGIDRKRLDESIDALIDLLRQPAVPPPDWRPYR, via the coding sequence ATGACGCGAACCGGCCGGCCCCGCTCGTACGACGAAGAGAAGGTTGTCGAGCGCGCGCGCAACCTGTTCTGGTCACGGGGCTATCACGCCACCTCAGTCCAGGACCTGGTAGACAACCTTGGGCTCCAGCGCGCCAGTCTGTACGGCGCCTTCGGGGACAAACACCGCCTCTACCTGCGGGCACTGTCTCTCTACATCCGGGAGAACCGCGAACGACTCGCGGCGGCCCTGCGAGAAGACGGTCCCGTCCTTCCGGTGTTGCGTCGTATGCTCACCAACCCGGCGACCTTGACGGGCGTTTCGGGCCGCGACCAGCCTCGCGGTTGCCTGGTCGGCAACACGACGGCAGAACTCGTCCCGGGCGACGACGCCGCCCAGGCGATGGTCGCCGCTGCGTACGACGGGTTCGTTGAAGTGGTAAGCGATGCGCTACGCCGGGGTCAAGCGAACGGTGAGGTAGTCACGACGGCCACCCCCGAGGCACAAGCCTTGCTGTTACAGATCGTGTTCCAAGGAGCGGCGTTGGTGGCGAGAGCCGGAATCGATCGGAAGCGGCTCGACGAAAGCATCGACGCTCTCATCGACTTGCTTCGTCAACCCGCGGTACCACCACCTGATTGGCGACCTTATCGATAG
- a CDS encoding molybdenum cofactor biosynthesis protein MoaE: protein MPDELRNVTADPGVEAPSAVVRLIGIRSAELSVDEAISAVRDPRAGGIAVFIGTVRDTDEGRGVVALDYEAHPLAEQFLQDVAGEIAGRHAVFGLAAVHRTGSLRVGDIAVVTAASAAHRDQAFAAAREFIDVLKDRVPIWKRQWFADGTSSWVGSP from the coding sequence GTGCCTGACGAGCTGAGGAACGTGACGGCCGACCCGGGGGTCGAGGCGCCGTCCGCCGTGGTGCGGCTGATCGGCATCCGATCGGCGGAGCTGTCCGTTGACGAGGCGATTTCCGCGGTGCGGGATCCGCGGGCCGGAGGGATCGCCGTCTTCATCGGGACGGTTCGCGACACCGACGAGGGCCGTGGCGTGGTGGCGCTGGACTACGAGGCGCATCCGCTGGCCGAGCAATTCCTCCAGGACGTCGCCGGGGAAATCGCGGGACGCCATGCGGTGTTTGGGCTCGCCGCCGTCCACCGAACCGGCTCGCTGCGGGTCGGTGACATCGCGGTGGTCACCGCGGCATCGGCCGCGCATCGTGACCAGGCATTTGCGGCGGCGCGGGAATTCATCGACGTGCTCAAGGACCGGGTGCCGATCTGGAAGCGGCAATGGTTCGCCGACGGGACGTCGTCCTGGGTCGGATCACCGTAA
- a CDS encoding zinc-dependent metalloprotease, translating to MAQFPFGFGKPDDDQPGFDFGSPADLSAALHRFADLLSWSGGTVNWDLARDVARQSIAADDVSVTEADQRDVAESLRLADLWLEPHTELPGAIRAARAWSRAEWIEATLPTWRELVEPVAARVVEAFGSELSAGLAGEAAGPDAELPAQLQQLTGPLAAMMRQVGGVMYGGQVGQALGALARDVVSSTDVGLPLAGAGQAALLPAGVAAFAAGLDVPLTEVRIFLALREAAYHRLYAGTPWLRSRLIGVLEEYARGITIDTERIRQAMESIDPTHPETLQDALIGGLFEPQRTPAQQATLDRLETLLALIEGWVDEVTDQAAREHLPAAAGLIEMVRRRRATGGPAEQTFAALVGLELRPRRLRDAAALWAAVRHARSVAGRDALWRHPDLLPTAEDLADPLGFVEGLDEQ from the coding sequence ATGGCCCAATTCCCGTTCGGCTTCGGTAAACCGGACGACGACCAGCCGGGGTTCGATTTCGGTTCCCCCGCCGACCTGAGTGCCGCCCTGCACCGATTCGCCGATCTGCTCTCTTGGTCCGGCGGGACGGTCAATTGGGATCTCGCGCGGGATGTCGCCCGGCAATCTATCGCCGCCGACGACGTCTCGGTCACCGAAGCCGACCAGCGTGACGTCGCCGAGAGCCTGCGGCTCGCCGACCTGTGGCTGGAGCCGCACACCGAACTGCCCGGGGCGATACGCGCCGCGCGGGCCTGGAGCCGCGCCGAATGGATCGAAGCAACCCTGCCGACGTGGCGGGAACTCGTCGAACCCGTCGCAGCCCGGGTCGTTGAGGCGTTCGGCAGCGAGCTGAGCGCGGGGCTCGCCGGAGAGGCGGCCGGTCCCGACGCGGAGCTCCCGGCTCAGCTTCAACAGCTCACCGGGCCGCTCGCGGCAATGATGCGTCAGGTCGGCGGGGTGATGTACGGCGGTCAGGTCGGCCAGGCGCTCGGCGCCCTGGCCCGCGACGTCGTCAGTTCCACGGACGTCGGTCTCCCTCTCGCCGGAGCCGGACAGGCCGCCCTCCTCCCCGCCGGGGTCGCCGCGTTCGCCGCCGGTCTGGACGTCCCACTCACCGAAGTGCGGATTTTCCTCGCCCTACGGGAGGCCGCGTATCACCGGCTGTACGCCGGCACGCCATGGCTGCGGTCCCGGTTGATCGGTGTCCTCGAGGAGTACGCCCGCGGGATCACGATTGACACCGAACGGATCCGCCAGGCGATGGAGTCCATCGATCCGACGCATCCGGAGACCCTGCAGGATGCCCTGATCGGCGGCCTTTTCGAGCCGCAGCGCACCCCCGCGCAGCAGGCGACCCTCGACCGATTGGAAACGCTGCTTGCGCTGATCGAAGGCTGGGTGGACGAAGTCACCGACCAGGCGGCCCGCGAGCATCTGCCAGCGGCGGCTGGTCTCATCGAAATGGTGCGCCGGCGGCGGGCGACCGGCGGCCCCGCGGAGCAGACTTTTGCCGCCCTGGTCGGCCTGGAACTTCGGCCGCGCCGGCTCAGGGACGCCGCAGCGCTCTGGGCTGCGGTGCGTCACGCCCGTTCAGTCGCCGGCCGGGACGCGCTGTGGCGCCATCCCGACCTGTTGCCCACCGCCGAGGATCTCGCCGATCCGCTCGGGTTCGTCGAAGGGCTGGACGAGCAGTGA
- a CDS encoding PDZ domain-containing protein: MRREQLTFWVCGVLLVVLGAVGWQMPVPYVRLAPGPVGDTLGTVPKVFGSSSDKPVISITGHPTEATSGHLYLVTVDEYGGPGEDLSLGDVLVGWWRKSDAVLPIRLVYPPSATRQQVQQQAAEQMDVSQEDAKVAALRYLGYPVQPGVEISEILANSSIKGKAQPGDVILRVDDARVRNADELLAVLRTHHVGDHVTLHVNRYGTPVDIPAVLGKPLTGSTVPSIGIQVIDSYTQPFRIDIQLSGVGGPSAGLAFALGIVDKLGAGNLTGGKSIAATGTIDLDGNVGAIGGVQQKMVAAKDAGATVFLLPKDNCGEAVPAAPSGLRLVPVTTLTDAVNALRTLDAGETPPSCPAG, from the coding sequence GTGCGCCGTGAACAGCTGACCTTCTGGGTCTGTGGGGTGCTGCTCGTCGTTCTCGGCGCCGTCGGTTGGCAGATGCCGGTTCCGTACGTCCGGTTGGCTCCCGGTCCGGTCGGGGACACGCTTGGCACGGTCCCCAAAGTTTTTGGCTCGTCGTCCGACAAGCCGGTGATTTCGATTACTGGTCATCCGACGGAGGCGACCTCGGGGCACCTGTACTTGGTGACGGTCGACGAGTACGGCGGTCCCGGCGAGGATTTGTCGCTCGGTGACGTGCTCGTCGGGTGGTGGCGGAAGTCGGACGCCGTCCTGCCGATCCGCCTCGTCTACCCGCCGTCGGCGACCCGGCAGCAGGTGCAGCAGCAGGCTGCCGAACAGATGGACGTCTCCCAGGAGGATGCCAAGGTCGCCGCGCTGCGCTACCTCGGCTACCCGGTCCAACCCGGTGTGGAGATCTCCGAGATTCTCGCGAACTCGTCGATCAAAGGCAAGGCGCAACCCGGCGACGTGATTCTCCGCGTGGACGACGCTCGCGTGCGCAACGCCGATGAGCTGCTCGCCGTGCTGCGCACGCACCACGTCGGCGACCACGTCACCCTGCACGTCAACCGGTATGGGACGCCGGTTGACATCCCGGCGGTGCTCGGCAAACCGCTGACCGGATCGACCGTGCCGAGCATCGGCATCCAGGTGATCGACAGCTACACCCAGCCGTTTCGGATCGACATTCAGCTCTCTGGGGTCGGTGGACCGAGCGCCGGGCTGGCCTTCGCCCTGGGGATCGTCGACAAGCTCGGCGCTGGGAACCTCACCGGCGGCAAGAGCATCGCTGCGACGGGGACGATCGACCTCGACGGCAACGTCGGCGCGATCGGCGGAGTCCAGCAGAAGATGGTCGCCGCCAAGGATGCCGGTGCGACGGTCTTTTTGCTGCCGAAGGACAACTGCGGTGAGGCGGTACCGGCGGCGCCGTCGGGGCTGCGGCTCGTGCCGGTGACGACGCTGACCGATGCGGTGAACGCGCTGCGCACGCTGGACGCGGGCGAGACGCCGCCGAGTTGCCCAGCCGGGTGA